From the Canis lupus familiaris isolate Mischka breed German Shepherd chromosome 27, alternate assembly UU_Cfam_GSD_1.0, whole genome shotgun sequence genome, the window gttttccaaagtggccaccATTTTATATCCCCACTAGCAATGTATGTGAGTTCCATTTCTCCACAGCTCCACAttatttgctgctttttattATATAGCCATCGTAGTGGGTATAAAGTGTTATCTCTTAGTTTTGATTCAAATTTCcaaaatgactaatgatgttgaatgttttttcatatgtatattgggcatttatatatcttctttggagaaatgtctatccaTACACTTTGCTCACactttaattgggttgtcttttttgttgaattgtcaaatttctttatatattctggatacaagtcccttatcattgtatgatttacatatattttccccattctgtggGTTGACCTTGATGGTGTTCTTTGAagtacaaaaattttaattttgaagtccaatttatttcttttgttgcgTATGCTTGtggtgtcacatctaagaaacCCTGGCCTAATCCATGGTCACAAGTTTATCgctgtttttttctaagagttttataaatatagttcttacatttaggtttttgttctattttgagttaatttttgtatatggcatgTTATAGGAGTCTAGCTTAATTCTTTTGCTTGCAGATaaccagttgtcccagcaccatttattgaaaaagactGTTTTATTCCTATTTCTCTATTGTTTTGGCACCTTactaaaaatcaattgaccataaatgtaagggtttatttctggattctcatttctttttcattgatatGTGTGTGTACCCCTGTGCCATTGCCActctatcttgattactgtagctttctaataaaattttaaatcagaaattataCGCCATCCACTTTTGTTGTTTTTCGGATTGGCTATTTTGGGTCcctgtgtttttattattattatttttttaaagatttatttatttattcgtgatagacacagagagagagagaggcagagacacgggaggagggagaagcaggctccatgccaggagcccgacgtgggacttgatcccgggactccaggatcgcgccctgggccaaaggcaggcaccaaaccgctgagccacccagggatcccctgatttttattattattattattattattattattattattattattatcttttcaatttctgcaaaaaggCAGAGTGtattataagtaatctctacactcggcatggggctcaaactcatgactgtgagatcaaaagttggatgccCACCAACTgagctggaattttgatagggattgtgttgaatatGTTGTGTTGAATTTGTACATAGATCCATTTGGGGAGTATTGttatcttaacaatatttagcctttcaatttattaacatggaatgtttctactttttttttctacttttattagaTCTTTAGCTTCTTATAATgctgttttatggttttcagtgtacaaatcttgtacttcttttgttaaatttattcctagttcattctatgaggtcaatATTAGcccaataccaaaaccagagaagtcataagaaaactatagaccaatatgtTTTATGAGAAAGGATGCAAATACCCTCAATAAAATGCTAttctaaatgatatatttttatgctattcTCAGTGAATGTTTTTACAATTTCATTTCAGATTGCTCATTGTATATAGAAATGGAgctaatttttgtttattgatcGTGTCCTTTGCAACCTTGTTCACTCATAGTTTTTGTgtattccttaggattttttctttttttccttttttttaaaaaaaataagccccATGCCCAGCATTGAGtccaacataggacttgaactcctgaccctgagatcaagacctaaactgagatcaagagtcggatgcttaaccaactgagccacaggtACCCCAAGAGTTTCCtgtatataagatcatatcatccCAAATAGGAATAGTTTTACTCTTTCCATTCCAATCTGAAtgaagtctctctttttttttttgcctaattgctgtggctagattTTTCAATACAATGTTGAGTGGAAGTGATGAGAGACCAGatctttgtcttttcctgatctttgggaggaaagctttcaatctttcacccttaagtgtgatgttagctgtgggtttttcaacctttatcaagttgagggaGTTCCCTTTATTcatagtttgttgagtgttttttataATATGAGGGTGTTGGGTTTTGTCAAGTGTTTTCTGAGTCTcttgagaagaaaatataactttgACGCTTTTTTTCTATTGATATGATGTATTATAGTAATTGATTTTTGGTTGTGACACCTACCTTTATTCCTGGGATAAGTCACACATAGCCATGGTGTATAATCCTCTTTCTGTGTTGTAGATTCAATTTGCTAGCATTTTATTGAGGATAGTTACATCTCCATTCACAAAACATATTGATCTGTGGTTTTCTTATGATATCTTTGTttagttttggtatcaggctAGTTTTGGTATGGCATGATAGAATGAATTGTgaaatgttcttttctgttttttggaagagtttataAAGAGTTAGtgttaattctttattttttttttattttttatttatttatgatagtcacagagagagagagagaggcagagacataggcagagggagaagcaggctccatgcaccgggagcccgacgtgggactcgatcccgggtccccaggatcgcgccctgggccaaaggcaggcgctaaaccactgcgccacccagggatcccctattctttaaatgtttagtagaattcatcagtgaagtcACTTGGACTTGGTCtttgttggaaatttttctttttttttaatattttatttatttattcatgagcaacacagagagagaggcagagacacaggcagagggagaagcaggctccatgcagggagcccgacgtgggattcgatcccgggtctccaggatcatgcccccggctgcaggcagcgccaaaccgctgcgccaccggggctgccctggaaatttttctattactaatttaatctctttgttacaagtctgttcagattttctttcttctcaagtCAGTTTTGCTATTCTGTGTCTTTCTAGGACTATTTCTCCTAGGTTACTAGCATATAATCTTTCATAGTATCCCATgtaaccatttttatttctgtaaagttgATAGGGATGATGTTTCTTTTGgtcttgaatttatttatttatttatttatttatttatttatttatttatttatttatttaggtcttgaATTTAGTATTTTGGATGTTTTCTCTTGACTAGTCTAGCCAGAGCTTTGTtgcttttgttgatctttttgaagaaccaacttttggtttcattgattttctctattgttttgtcatcttctgttttatttgctcgatatttgttatttccttccatcAGTttgctttggatttaatttgctcttctttttctagtttcttaaggtagaaagTTAGATTActgatttcaaatcttttttagTTTAGGCATTTACAGCCCCCTTCtgagcactgctttagctgcgtCTCTCAAAGTTTTGGTATGTtgggttttccttttcatttgtctcaaagtagttttctaatttcccttatGATCTCTTCTTTGACCCATTCGTTATTTaggaacatcttttgttttttatctgcTGTGTTTATTAAATAGTAATTGCTGTGAACTAAGAATTATATGACAGTCCTTGGTGCTTACTTTCTAAAAATCATAACATCTAGTTTTAGCTTGTTTCAATGGAGAaagtgttttattaaaaaaagtagtTAACAGAAAAGTAGGCTTTTCATTCTTACTTGCCTATAATAGACTtgaacattttaaacatataatgAAGACAAAGTTGGTATTGCAAAAGCCCTACTGAAATCTAACATCTTTATTATCCTCCCTTTGTGTAATGAATTCTCTGtggagagtaagaaaaaaaatcaatggctaGCAAATTTCTTCACGAGGGCTAGGGAGACAAGCTTTCTGAGGGTTTCCCTTGGGGCTTTCTATTTCCAGTTAACAAATATATTTGGGGgaggacaaaaagaaaagtaaaatgggtAGTGGATAAAGAGATACCACTAGTTTTAAAGATAGCTATTTAAAATTCCATGTGGCTCTATgtgaatagaaataaaactagaatagaaaaaaactaaattttatattattttcatagtttttttttatttgtgttgtgCATAAACATCAGTACTTTCACTTAGCCATATTAATATGCTTCCTCACAGAAGAAATAGGAGAGGGCAAGGGAACAGGGTGGTTATCACTGAGTTGTGAAAACATTATGAAACATTGGTAAGGATGATTTTTGGCCCAGAGACATTTGGGAGGAATTTGTGAGGTCGATTTCAGTTTTGGTTTCTGGTTCCTTCTATTAATTTTTCCTAACCCTCCCCTAATCATTATGGCATATGAAATATATGAAGTTCATTTGTTAAAGCAGCTAGTATACTGACccacatttgtatatcttttttttatataaggttttatttattttgagcaaGAGAGCAtgcgagggagggaggggcagaggaagagagagaatctcaagctgactccaggctgagcatggagcccaatgtggggctcaatcccacagctctgagatcatgacctgagctgaaatcaagagtcagatgcttaactaaatgagccacccaggagccgcCCCTTGTGTaataccttttttctctttttttttttttaagttttatttttattaagatttatttatttatttatttatttatttatttatttattcattcatgagacacagagagagagagagagagagaggcagagacacaggcagagagagaagcaggctccatgcagggagcccgacatgggacttgatcgtgacatgggacttgatcctgatcccgggtccctgagatcacaacctgattcaaaggcagatgcccagccactgagccaccccaggtgtcccaatacctTTTCTTTACAAAGTGTTTTTATACTTAGATTTCCAGTAACCCTGCAATGTACCTGGCTCTCTTGAAAACTAGTACACTAATCAGATTTTAGCTGGCACCCAAAGCCAAGAATTCAGTCTACCATTGAGGAAAAATTAAACTAGAGAAATGGTGGTTATGTggttttaatgtaattttacaGGAGAGGACATAAAACACAGGAaccctgtatttatttattatgcctttctagtgggaaaaaaaaagagtaaaataatattACTAccataaaaactaaacaaagagtTAtaactgttgttttatttttatgactgtgtAAGGTTTGTTTCAAAAATCAGTCCAGTCTCTGAAGTACACTATGTCCTCTTGCTGGTTTCTCAAAGACAGCCTCTcctgaattaattaaaaacagcaatataaaaaacaaaacaaaataaacagcaaTATATGAGGTACTAGATAATAGTGTTGTGATTGATGATTCATTTCACTACATAGAAAATAGATGTGATTACCATTTATTTTACTATAGACCTGAGTTTATACTGTaaatatgttactttttaaaaactgtatagtTTGAAGTTGagactaaaaactaaaaaataaaaaaaaaactgtagcaATAGCAGATATACTTTATTTCAATGtaggattatttaaaaacattttattaaaattgtgcAGTTTCCTGAGGTATATATTATATTGGAATAAAAACATGATGCATAgtataaaaagctttaaaacacctgggttttttttgttttttaaagatttatttatttattcattcatgagaaacacacacacacacacacacacacagaggcagagacacaggcagagggagaagcaggctccatgcaaggagcctgacgtgagactcaatcccgggtctccaggatcacaccctgggctacaggcagtgctaaaccactgcgccactggggctgcccacctgtttgttttttaagagcgAGAGTGCTCGGTTGGGGGGGatgagggggaaggagcagagggagagggagacaagcagattccccgctgagcgcagagccccatgcaactcaatctcaggaccctaagatcataaccttagctgaaatcaagagtcgaacacttaacccaccgacccacccaggtgcccctaaaagaccTGTTTTCGAAAAGTTGAAACTAATTTGGGAGTAGTACTGAAGCAGCTAGCTTTACAATAGTGgtggaaaagaaagttttttcCCAGAGCCTCGGAGTATTCAGTCTTGTTTCAGAGCCATGCTATTAAATGCGGGATGCAGTGGTTGACCATCATGGTATTACCCAGGGTCTGGTAAACGTGGCTGATTCATATTTACAGTTTGGTTTTCCACCTGACCATTATACTGAGtaatgatttgatttttatagAGTACTCGGCATTGTTGGTATGTGATAATTGAGAGtgattttcaaacaaacaaatgaatttttatatccaCATGAATATAGAGTTTGAGTTTTATTACCTGATAAAGCTGCTACTTTATTTCAGTGGCTTGTCAGTGTTCGAGTTTTGCATCTTTAACAGTTGCCTTGAAAGCCTCAGCAGTATTCGTTTCAAAATACTGAAGTTGTGACATTTTTATCTCCTGAGGGTACTTTTCAGAACTAGACATCATTCAGAACCTCATCAGATAAAGTAGAAAATCTGAGGCAGACTGTGTTGTAGCTTGTAAGAAACTAGCTCTAAAAGCACTTTCTCAAAAAGCTTGTTCATTGGAATAAATGTAACCTCTTTCAAGGTAATTGCtttcaagaaaatttatttgatacACAAGTTCAggttcatgtatttaaaaattcatcaaatttaGTTCATAGTTATGTCTTACATAAAAACTTGGGGAGGTTCCAAAGCTAAACAGTGAAAAGGATTAAATTACTTTGTCAGTCACCAAAAAACTGTGCCAATGCAGGTAAATGAATAACAAAGATATTGAAAAGATGTCTTATGACCAGTGGGAGCAGTTAGAAATCTCCTGAGACAGTCTAGGGTCATAATTATAGACTTCTTGAAAGGCAGGAGAGGATTATCCTGAAGATGTCCGGGACTTCTGGTGTGTTTCTTTGGGCTCaacaaatttaaagagagaattcaCAGCCAAATCGttcaggacacacacacacatatatatatatatatacacataatatatatatttatacatacatacaaacatacgattttcatacaaattttgttttttctaattgtaaacatttaaaaatcataaaaaatacaaatgagaaaaaagctATTGATAATGACACCTGTCagaaatcttcattttccttttaacattcttttctgttgttaattttttttatttatttgagagagagacacaaatagtgggagagagcatgagcagggagaagaaggagagcaGGAAAAATAAGCTCTCCGCTGAGCAGAaggaggctcgatcccaggaccctgaagtcatgacctgagctgaaagcagacacttaaccaactgagccactcaggagccccaaacatcctttcttttatgtgttattttgtttatttgtttactttgttgTTTATATGTATGTTGAGATCACACTGAatcttaaatgttaatattttttacttactaTTTTCTCAAGTCAATAAAAATTCCTGTGAGCAAAACATTTAATGGCATCTTTTAGATTTTAGTATCCAGCTACATATGGTTCATAAAGTTTACTGTTAAACTACTTAAAGTTTACTActgaagaaataaggaaaacttCAGTATTTCTTCTCTCACACTCGTGGTATCaaaagcatcagaaaaaaaaaatcaggaagcaaAGACACATCACACATTTCGTGGGATTATGCCTTCTTAGTTTCATAGGTTtcctttgtttattatttgtcagTGTTTTCCTTGCGAATATGCACCCCTAGTCATTTTCCTAAAAGTAGAAccggaaaaaaaaattcttttctctcttgctgaagGTGGTTGGAGGCAAAGTAAAGAAGCCTGGCAAACGTGGTCGCAAGCCGGCCAAAATTGACCTGAAGGCAAAGCTTGAGAGAAGCCGTCAGAGTGCAAGAGAATGCCGAGCTAGGAAAAAACTAAGATATCAGTATTTGGAAGAGTTGGTATCCAGCCGGGAAAGAGCCATATGTGCCCTCAGAGAGGAACTGGAAATGGTAAGAAAGTctataagtaaacaaatgaagaaacctaCGCTTAGGAGTCAAAATGAATTTACATTAAAGTATGAAGATACCAAGCTTCGCATATCCATTTGACAAATATGGGAAAGAATATTAACCTTTAGCCAGGATGTAGGCAAATAAGCATTTTAGTATAGTGCTGGTGGAAGCAGAATGTACATGATAATTTTACTGAGAGAttgtttatgaaagaaaaaaaatggaagataacCCAAATGTAcgacaattatttattttaggagtaGAAATATAGTGTGACAGCAAAAACAGAAGGATTCTAACTAGTGGCACACTGGGCAAATGTTCTTTCCACCAGAGGGGCCTTTTGAGTATGAACACTACTCCAGTATATCATGAGAAGATCCATCAGCAATTGCCCACCCTCTTCTGAAAGATGGCAAGCCTCATACGTGTCCTAGGTGGTAAACAGGAAATACGGTGGAGGGTAGGATTCCCAACAGCCAATTTGACCTCTAGTTATCGGAGTTGTGTCTAGGATTTCTACCAGTGGTTCCTGAAATATGACTAATAAAATTGtacttaaatatatttacctA encodes:
- the CREBL2 gene encoding cAMP-responsive element-binding protein-like 2 isoform X1, with protein sequence MDDSKVVGGKVKKPGKRGRKPAKIDLKAKLERSRQSARECRARKKLRYQYLEELVSSRERAICALREELEMYKQWCMAMDQGKIPSEIKALLTGEEQSKSQQNSSRHTKAGKTDANSNSW